A genomic region of Desulfovibrio sp. contains the following coding sequences:
- a CDS encoding ASKHA domain-containing protein: MQDKGQFDKPYSVFCQSNRRTAGECATLAFTGPVRHSWCMFVRLFSASDHAHADPCGAAPAAPAVTIAARPGQSLSQAIWLSGLVRPLPLCGGLGRCGRCRVRFMRHAPSCLPAEEDVFSASQLEAGWRLACRRQVPDPDFTASGGATALDLELPSENLVLPAGAQAAGPLPGLGMPQPDLALAVDLGTTSLCWRALDMQGRAVAEGRSLNPQAGAGADVMSRLAVARAPEGRTLLAGLARRQLLDIMDSLVQSGAGRVTRLCLAANTAMTDIFLDRDVEGLCAAPYRLAHKGDETVALPDFPPVYVPPLSAPFVGGDLSAGLAALLEADVPRPFVLADLGTNGELALVTETGQLWLTSVPLGPALEGIGPECGQLAGPGVVTGFTLTPMGLAAQFYEGASPDAEDAMDAARHHMAQSSACPCPACQSANAGQSPAGLAVGSAAGAGTGVGGSVARGISATGYLSLLALLLRAGVLRNDGQFVANPVMPLARKLAAGLEQPNPAGEPPASGLPRSGARLRLPHGLWLAAADVEALLQVKAAFALALDALLRAANIPASNVAAVCLAGTLGEYVRPDDLETLGFVPAVLAPRIRAVGNTALDGAALLALHSKKIPPLARMCREAVVLPLVDEPNFHTDYLRRMRFGV, from the coding sequence ATGCAAGATAAAGGCCAGTTTGACAAGCCGTACAGCGTCTTTTGCCAGAGCAACCGCCGCACGGCAGGGGAGTGCGCCACGCTTGCCTTTACCGGGCCTGTCAGGCACTCTTGGTGCATGTTTGTACGTCTTTTTTCGGCCAGTGACCATGCCCATGCAGACCCATGCGGCGCTGCTCCCGCCGCGCCAGCAGTAACTATTGCCGCAAGGCCGGGGCAAAGCCTTTCGCAGGCCATCTGGCTTTCTGGGCTGGTGCGCCCCTTGCCCCTGTGCGGCGGGCTTGGGCGTTGCGGGCGCTGCCGTGTGCGTTTTATGCGCCATGCGCCGTCATGCCTGCCTGCGGAGGAGGACGTTTTTTCCGCCTCGCAACTGGAGGCTGGTTGGCGCCTGGCCTGCCGCCGTCAGGTGCCAGACCCTGACTTCACTGCGTCGGGGGGCGCAACTGCGCTTGATCTTGAGTTGCCGTCGGAGAATCTTGTTCTGCCAGCGGGAGCGCAAGCAGCGGGGCCTTTACCCGGCCTCGGCATGCCGCAGCCGGATTTGGCGCTGGCTGTTGACCTTGGCACCACATCCCTGTGCTGGCGGGCGCTTGACATGCAGGGTCGGGCAGTGGCTGAGGGCCGTTCGCTCAATCCTCAGGCCGGTGCCGGGGCGGATGTCATGTCGCGCCTTGCCGTGGCGCGCGCGCCAGAAGGGCGTACCCTGCTGGCCGGGCTTGCCCGGCGGCAACTGCTGGACATCATGGATTCGCTCGTGCAGTCGGGCGCGGGGCGGGTGACTCGGCTGTGTCTGGCTGCCAATACGGCCATGACGGATATTTTTCTTGATCGCGATGTGGAGGGCCTGTGCGCCGCTCCGTACAGGCTGGCTCACAAGGGTGATGAAACGGTTGCCCTGCCGGATTTTCCGCCTGTCTATGTGCCGCCGCTGTCCGCGCCCTTTGTGGGCGGCGACCTGAGCGCGGGGCTGGCCGCCCTGTTGGAGGCGGATGTTCCACGGCCCTTTGTGCTGGCCGATCTTGGCACCAACGGCGAACTTGCACTGGTAACCGAGACTGGACAGTTGTGGCTGACCAGCGTACCCCTTGGCCCGGCTCTGGAAGGTATTGGGCCTGAATGCGGCCAGCTGGCTGGCCCCGGTGTGGTGACGGGCTTTACGCTCACGCCCATGGGGCTTGCTGCGCAGTTTTATGAAGGCGCGTCCCCTGACGCAGAAGATGCAATGGATGCGGCGCGCCACCATATGGCGCAGAGCAGTGCTTGCCCTTGCCCTGCCTGCCAGAGCGCAAACGCGGGGCAGTCCCCTGCGGGGCTGGCGGTAGGTTCTGCGGCTGGCGCTGGAACAGGAGTCGGGGGATCAGTTGCGCGTGGTATAAGCGCCACTGGGTACTTATCCCTATTGGCCTTGTTGCTGCGCGCGGGTGTTCTGCGCAATGACGGGCAGTTTGTGGCAAATCCGGTCATGCCGCTGGCACGTAAGCTGGCTGCCGGGCTGGAACAGCCCAATCCGGCAGGGGAACCCCCGGCATCCGGCCTGCCCCGTTCGGGCGCGCGCCTGCGTCTGCCGCATGGCCTGTGGCTTGCCGCCGCTGATGTGGAGGCCCTGTTGCAGGTCAAGGCTGCCTTTGCCCTGGCGCTGGATGCGCTGCTGCGCGCGGCAAATATTCCTGCCAGCAATGTTGCGGCAGTGTGCCTGGCTGGTACGCTGGGCGAATATGTCAGGCCGGACGACCTTGAAACTCTGGGCTTTGTTCCCGCTGTTCTTGCCCCGCGTATTCGCGCCGTGGGCAATACCGCGCTGGACGGAGCCGCGCTGCTTGCGCTGCACAGCAAAAAAATTCCGCCTTTGGCCCGCATGTGCCGCGAGGCCGTGGTGCTTCCCCTTGTAGACGAACCGAATTTTCACACCGATTATCTGCGCCGTATGCGCTTTGGAGTATAA